In Sideroxyarcus emersonii, one DNA window encodes the following:
- the hprK gene encoding HPr(Ser) kinase/phosphatase, translated as MAQVNIQQLFEDKQERLSLTWVGGAKGGDRVLESDTVNASNRGLIGHMNVIHPNWVQVFSNTELDYLHALSPADLSATLTQLEQGQPLCLIVAGETEIPKGLLDFANRTHTPLFHSPLGSVQLMWMIRHYIVKGLADSTTRHGVFLDVLGVGVMITGDSGVGKSELALELITRGSGLVADDITELYRISPETLEGRCPDLLRDFLEVRGLGMLNIRTMFGETAVRRKKSLKLIVHLYRPPHDDLSKLERLPTSGSEEILGVRISKVELPVMAGRNLAVLVEAAARNFVLQQRGIDTMQEFISRQEQLMQEQ; from the coding sequence GTGGCCCAGGTCAACATCCAGCAACTCTTCGAAGACAAGCAGGAACGCCTGAGCCTGACCTGGGTAGGTGGCGCCAAAGGCGGCGATCGCGTGCTGGAAAGCGATACCGTCAACGCTTCCAACCGCGGCCTGATCGGCCACATGAACGTGATCCACCCGAACTGGGTGCAGGTGTTCAGCAACACCGAGCTGGATTACCTGCACGCGCTCTCCCCCGCCGACCTCTCCGCCACGCTGACCCAGCTCGAACAGGGGCAACCGCTGTGCCTGATCGTGGCCGGCGAGACCGAGATCCCCAAGGGGCTGCTGGATTTCGCCAACCGCACCCACACCCCGCTGTTCCACTCGCCGCTGGGCAGCGTGCAGCTGATGTGGATGATCCGCCACTACATCGTCAAGGGACTGGCGGACTCCACCACGCGCCACGGCGTGTTCCTGGATGTGCTCGGCGTCGGCGTGATGATCACCGGCGACAGCGGCGTGGGCAAGAGCGAACTGGCGCTGGAACTGATCACGCGCGGCAGCGGCCTGGTCGCCGACGACATCACGGAGCTGTACCGCATCTCGCCGGAAACGCTGGAGGGACGCTGTCCCGACCTGCTGCGCGATTTCCTCGAAGTGCGCGGCCTCGGCATGCTCAACATCCGCACCATGTTCGGCGAAACGGCGGTGCGCCGCAAGAAAAGCCTCAAGCTCATCGTCCACCTGTATCGTCCGCCGCACGACGATCTTTCCAAGCTGGAACGCCTGCCGACCTCCGGCTCCGAGGAGATACTGGGCGTCAGGATCAGCAAGGTGGAACTCCCCGTGATGGCCGGGCGCAACCTCGCCGTGCTGGTGGAGGCCGCCGCGCGCAACTTCGTGCTGCAGCAGCGCGGCATCGACACCATGCAGGAATTCATCTCCCGCCAAGAGCAGCTGATGCAGGAGCAGTGA
- the rapZ gene encoding RNase adapter RapZ, with protein sequence MQLFLISGLSGSGKSVALNVLEDSGYYCVDNLPAELLHVLTNNLKLAGIRKIAVSVDVRSGNSVVLLPQYIEKLKQQDIDVHLLFLDANNETLVKRFSETRRLHPLSDGVKTLTESVALERELLAEIASIAHHIDTSDLNANALRAWIKQFIALDRARLTLLFESFAFKNGLPLDADFVFDVRCLPNPHYDPVLRPLTGRDQPVIDFLDGTPLAQKMYTDIRDFIAGWLPSFIADNRSYLTVAIGCTGGQHRSVYFAEKLALHFRSQQQVLLRHRELAQQA encoded by the coding sequence ATGCAGCTCTTCCTGATCAGCGGCTTATCCGGCTCCGGCAAGAGCGTCGCGCTGAATGTTCTGGAGGACAGCGGCTATTACTGCGTGGACAACCTGCCGGCGGAACTGCTGCACGTGCTGACCAACAACCTGAAACTGGCGGGCATCAGGAAGATCGCCGTCAGCGTCGACGTGCGCAGCGGCAACAGCGTCGTGCTGCTGCCGCAATACATCGAGAAGCTGAAACAGCAGGATATCGACGTGCATCTGCTGTTCCTCGACGCGAACAACGAGACGCTGGTAAAGCGCTTCTCCGAGACGCGCCGCCTGCACCCCCTGAGCGACGGCGTAAAGACGCTCACCGAGAGCGTCGCGCTGGAGCGCGAGTTGCTGGCCGAGATCGCCAGCATCGCGCACCACATCGATACCAGCGACCTCAATGCCAACGCGCTGCGCGCCTGGATCAAGCAGTTCATCGCGCTGGACCGCGCGCGCCTGACCCTGCTGTTCGAATCCTTCGCCTTCAAGAACGGGCTGCCGCTGGATGCCGATTTCGTATTTGACGTACGCTGCCTGCCCAATCCGCATTACGACCCGGTGTTGCGTCCGCTGACCGGCCGCGACCAGCCAGTGATCGACTTCCTCGATGGCACGCCGCTCGCGCAAAAGATGTACACCGACATCCGTGATTTCATCGCGGGCTGGTTGCCCAGTTTCATCGCCGACAACCGCAGCTACCTCACCGTCGCCATCGGCTGCACGGGCGGACAGCACCGCTCGGTGTATTTTGCCGAGAAGCTGGCGCTACACTTCAGATCGCAACAGCAAGTGCTGCTGCGCCACCGCGAACTCGCGCAACAAGCCTGA
- a CDS encoding RNA polymerase factor sigma-54, translated as MKHSLQLRQSQQLMLTPQLQQAIKLLQLSTLEINQEAARLLDENPFLEREDDTTNQTYSGNSSTDTPAPSSSAESAPAEAESRDSDSSEWPEPSFSSSSSSSSSPDDEDDGYSEVAAEKPSMREHLLWELNMNPMDERDKKIVGLLIDALDENAYLSQPLEEIAELLPPELDITLDDLETALVQLQHLDAPGIGARNLSECLSLQLRAMPEDLPGRELALAIVGQHLDLLAARDFNKLKKALRCDDNALRTAQDLIVHLQPKPGSAFEHRAADYVVPDVLVERHGGIWRARLNPEAMPRLRINQVYANILQQRNEKNAQEMAGQLQEARWFIKNLQQRFETILRVAQAIVERQRQFFEHGDIAMRPLVLREIAEQLELHESTISRVTTQKFMLTPRGIYEFKYFFGSGLATEAGGACSSTAIRALIKQLVSEEDAKHPLTDSRMSEILAQQGILVARRTVAKYREGMNILPVNLRKSL; from the coding sequence ATGAAACACTCTCTCCAACTCAGGCAGTCCCAACAACTGATGCTCACGCCGCAGTTGCAGCAGGCTATCAAGCTGCTGCAACTGTCGACGCTCGAGATCAATCAGGAAGCGGCGCGCCTGCTGGACGAGAACCCCTTCCTCGAGCGCGAGGACGACACCACCAACCAGACGTACAGCGGTAACAGCAGCACCGACACGCCCGCCCCGTCCAGCAGCGCGGAAAGCGCCCCGGCCGAAGCGGAATCGCGCGACAGCGACAGCAGCGAATGGCCGGAGCCGTCGTTCTCGTCCTCATCCTCCTCCTCCTCCAGCCCCGACGACGAAGACGACGGCTATTCCGAGGTGGCTGCCGAAAAACCCAGCATGCGCGAACACCTGCTGTGGGAACTGAACATGAACCCGATGGACGAGCGCGACAAGAAGATCGTCGGCCTGCTCATCGATGCGCTGGACGAGAACGCCTACCTGTCGCAACCGCTGGAAGAGATCGCCGAACTGCTGCCGCCGGAACTGGACATCACGCTGGACGACCTGGAAACGGCACTGGTGCAGTTGCAGCACCTCGATGCGCCCGGCATCGGCGCGCGCAACCTGAGCGAATGCCTGTCCCTGCAGCTGCGCGCCATGCCGGAAGACCTGCCCGGCCGCGAACTGGCGTTGGCCATCGTCGGCCAGCACCTGGATCTGCTCGCCGCACGCGACTTCAACAAACTGAAGAAGGCCCTGCGCTGCGACGACAATGCCCTGCGCACCGCACAGGATCTGATCGTCCACCTGCAGCCCAAGCCCGGCTCCGCGTTCGAACACCGCGCAGCCGACTATGTCGTGCCGGACGTGCTGGTGGAACGCCACGGCGGCATCTGGCGCGCGCGGCTGAATCCGGAAGCGATGCCGCGCCTGCGCATCAACCAGGTGTATGCCAACATCCTGCAGCAGCGCAACGAGAAGAACGCGCAGGAGATGGCCGGCCAGTTGCAGGAAGCGCGCTGGTTCATCAAGAACCTGCAGCAGCGTTTCGAGACCATCCTGCGCGTGGCGCAGGCCATCGTCGAACGCCAGCGCCAGTTCTTCGAACACGGCGACATCGCCATGCGCCCGCTGGTGCTGCGCGAGATCGCCGAGCAGCTCGAACTGCACGAATCCACCATTTCGCGGGTCACCACGCAGAAGTTCATGCTCACCCCGCGCGGCATCTACGAATTCAAGTATTTCTTCGGCAGCGGCCTCGCCACCGAAGCCGGGGGCGCCTGTTCTTCCACCGCCATCCGCGCACTCATCAAGCAGCTGGTCAGCGAGGAAGATGCCAAACATCCGCTCACCGACAGTCGCATGTCCGAAATCCTGGCACAGCAGGGCATTTTGGTCGCCCGCCGTACCGTGGCAAAATACCGCGAGGGAATGAACATCCTTCCGGTAAATCTTCGTAAATCACTCTAA
- the hpf gene encoding ribosome hibernation-promoting factor, HPF/YfiA family has translation MNLNLTGRHLEITPAIREHVLSKLDKVKRHFDNVIDINVILSVDKLVQKAEANVHVSGKNIFAETEDSNLYVAIDALVDSLDRQVLKHKEKHTARRHDESGKHSAAE, from the coding sequence ATGAACCTCAACCTCACAGGACGTCACCTCGAAATCACCCCGGCCATCCGCGAGCATGTGCTCAGCAAGCTGGACAAGGTCAAACGCCATTTCGACAACGTGATCGACATCAACGTGATCCTGTCGGTGGACAAACTGGTGCAGAAGGCCGAGGCCAACGTCCACGTCTCCGGCAAGAACATCTTCGCCGAGACCGAGGATAGCAACCTGTATGTGGCCATTGACGCACTGGTCGATTCGCTGGATCGCCAGGTGTTGAAACACAAGGAAAAACACACCGCGCGCCGCCACGACGAATCGGGCAAACACAGCGCAGCAGAATGA
- a CDS encoding PTS sugar transporter subunit IIA: MSLISKILTPECVLLDNESASKKRVFERVGLLFENTHHIARSQVFDSLFAREKLGSTGLGQGVAIPHGRVKGLRDAVAAFVKMQNPIPFDAPDGLPVNFIFVLLVPERATDLHLQLLGELAQMFCDKSFRDRLQATDDPVAIHKLFIDWQG; encoded by the coding sequence ATGAGCCTGATCAGCAAGATACTAACCCCCGAGTGCGTGCTGCTGGATAACGAATCCGCCAGCAAGAAGCGCGTGTTCGAGCGCGTCGGACTGTTGTTCGAGAACACGCACCACATCGCACGCAGCCAGGTGTTCGACAGCCTGTTCGCGCGCGAAAAACTCGGCTCCACCGGACTGGGACAGGGCGTCGCCATCCCGCATGGCCGCGTGAAGGGTCTGCGCGATGCGGTCGCGGCTTTCGTTAAGATGCAGAACCCCATCCCGTTCGATGCACCGGACGGACTGCCGGTGAATTTCATTTTCGTGCTGCTGGTTCCCGAACGGGCGACCGACCTGCACCTGCAACTGCTGGGCGAACTGGCGCAGATGTTCTGCGACAAGTCGTTCCGCGACCGCCTGCAAGCCACCGACGACCCCGTGGCGATCCACAAACTGTTCATCGACTGGCAAGGATAA
- a CDS encoding NusG domain II-containing protein: MLQHIKPGDYLTLLVGGLCTIWITLTVWSGGAADKAIIRSGGKVFREVPLSRDQQIEVPGPLGTSIVTIEKRRARITSDPSPRQYCVRQGWLQQAGEIAICLPNEVSVELSGGQKKYDSLNY, translated from the coding sequence GTGCTCCAGCATATCAAGCCCGGCGACTACCTCACCCTGCTGGTCGGCGGCCTGTGCACCATCTGGATCACGCTCACGGTCTGGTCCGGCGGCGCCGCCGACAAGGCCATCATCCGCAGCGGCGGCAAGGTGTTCCGCGAAGTGCCGCTGTCGCGCGACCAGCAGATCGAAGTGCCCGGCCCGCTTGGCACCAGCATCGTCACCATTGAGAAACGCAGGGCGCGCATCACCTCCGACCCCAGCCCGCGCCAATACTGCGTGCGCCAGGGCTGGCTGCAGCAGGCAGGCGAGATCGCCATCTGCCTGCCGAACGAGGTGAGCGTTGAACTGAGCGGCGGGCAGAAAAAGTATGACAGCCTCAACTATTAA